One genomic window of Cannabis sativa cultivar Pink pepper isolate KNU-18-1 chromosome 2, ASM2916894v1, whole genome shotgun sequence includes the following:
- the LOC115718462 gene encoding uncharacterized protein LOC115718462 yields MDPEKPIEDQFSKLHPCLPVNTRIGIVGGGPSGISASYALAKLGYTNVTLLEKYHSVGGMCESVEIRGKIYDLGGQVLAANSAPVIFHLARETSSELEELDSHKLALIDSSTGEYHDIKVADDYVSVISLTLELQDKAKNLSRLGMHAVSELASDLTPQYLNDRGFKSIPKSVAYGYTASGYGFVQDMPYAYIHEFTRTSMAGKIRRFKGGYTSLWQKISESLPIEVHCNTEVLAIRRDFEGVKVDVKDYNGEVKVMDFDKIIISGSFPFKNGRIYRSPHSSSTENENETEAIDFGDLEKELFSKVQTIDYYTTALKIKGLDHLPIGFYYFAEYMEDPTKIGYPVAMQRFYADTDIFLFWSYGNSVDIKGPKVSQLAMRTVESMGGQVEEMVLQRRFKYFPHVGSQDMKEGFYDKLESELQGSRNTYYVGGLMAFELTERNSSYAMALVCKHFANKESSPLFPYVKNLFPLQKHCGKKSVKGLDEVPGVKFPDLPSLDGYLNHWGTHNITQNKTLYTWINEEGAVVGQRTYKELHDNASCIAQNLLTSKKLVIKPGDRVLLVYVPGLDFIDAFFGCLRAKVLPVPVLPPDPMQRGGQALQKIENIAKSCEAVAILSTLGYHSAVRAGLVKSLILMAGKSGKCKAQWPNLPWLHTNTWIKNSKNLPVEGKVDRSEPEANDVCFLQFTSGSTGDAKGVVITHGGLIHNVKLMRKRYKSTSKTVLVSWLPQYHDMGLIGGLFTALVSGGCAILFSPMAFIKNPLMWLQILSKYQATHSAGPNFAFELVVRRLESNKERTYDLSSMIFLMVAAEPVRQKTLKKFIELTHPFGLSQEVMAPGYGLAENCVFVSCAFGEGNILVDWEGRVCCGYAVPNDADVDIRIVDPEMNEEIEATGKEGEIWISSPSAGIGYWGREELSQQTFRNELQNHPGRIYTRTGDLGRVIDGKLFITGRIKDLIIVAGRNIYSADVEKTVESSSELLRPGCCAVIGVPEETLSTKGISIPDSSDHVGLVIIAEVKDGKPVSKEVVDNIKLRVAEEHGVNVASVKLIKPRTISKTTSGKIKRFECLKQFTDGTLNAVPDPIISKKVFKRSFTTGSCRDGTTPRPQLVSSPIPSPILNNREIAEFLKGVVSEQTGISIKDISVTENLVSYGIDSIGVVRAAQKLSDFLGVPVGAVDIFSASCIAELASFSENLLLKSQPEQMSNQSHVSEQEIDYYAETFMEVSMSHQLKIWFLQNLALVYVAFLLVFPAYLSLSTFMWSISAISPLTGGILWLDYLIPLTLAPLCWIFCILSTCLCISLFGNSFLRPNYAMSPKLSIWSVDFVKWWALYKAQEVSSKILAEHLRGTVFLTYWFEMFGARIGSSVLLDTVDITDPSLVSIGDGAVIAEGALIQSHEVKNGTLSFQPIRIGRNSCIGPYAVIQKDSVVGDELDVLALQKTGTKHVIKSTKGDDLSNEPLLANAIYHLMGIYLVGLISSFSAAMLYFIYISLSKASPSPQEYAFMCSFGAFHWIPYSITAYATMFTSLSFNFYEFSLITAIVYLAHGLILSLCTSALTHFLSSTKNTKKDHFRSWLCRRIRISCHLRFAKLLSGTEAFCIYLRLLGAKIGKYCSIRAINPVSDPKMISVGDGVHLGDFSRIISGFYSSNGFTSGRIEMQANSVVGSQSVVLPGSVIQNDVILGALSVAPVNSVLQRGGVYVGSRNPIMIKNTMHSLDERIEEMDLKYKKIVGNLAANLAATTLKVKSRYFHRIGVSGKGFLKIYDNIKDWPDHKIFSPGKSYPVIVRHSNSLSADDDARIDARGAAIRILQEQTSSSDHDHSPLLDLTLKTGNAFYARTIADFATWLVCGLPAREEYVKRAPHVRDAVWSSLRNADSFTQLHYYSNICRLFRFPDGKEMYVKFKLRPYDETINEDSGKVEPIGILPPDTGAIPRDEKDTRPLLFLAEDFCNRVNKANGVSYVFQLQFRPVPNDEAKRDVALDCTKPWDETEFPYIDIGEINITENLSAEESEKLHFHPFLKCPEIDVIHASSCSQSASIDHGRSLIYEICQHLRNGQPIPEAWKIFLEQSDVKVDLSGCPMATTQAKKDEKPVTLQRNRYQTLWATLFQPLLQTVFPIFVLSLVIFAPLKYVLHLKEAHELSLQWLLPLFWVCSGYIAALSCVVAKWVLVGKKKEGETVLIWGKEVFMDTTWQALRTLVGDYFMEMTTGSVMFLIWMKLMGSNIELDEGAYVDSMGAMLNPEMVEIERGGCVGREALLFGHIYEGDGGKVKFGKIKVGEGGFVGSRAVVMPGVIVESGGNLSALSLAMKEEVIKSR; encoded by the exons ATGGACCCAGAAAAACCGATAGAAGATCAGTTTTCAAAGTTGCATCCATGTCTTCCTGTAAACACAAGAATTGGGATAGTAGGTGGTGGCCCAAGTGGTATATCAGCTTCTTATGCATTGGCAAAACTTGGCTACACTAATGTGACATTATTGGAGAAGTACCATTCTGTTGGTGGAATGTGTGAGTCTGTCGAAATAAGAG GGAAGATATATGATTTGGGTGGTCAAGTTCTTGCCGCAAACAGTGCTCCTGTAATCTTTCACTTGGCAAGAGAGACTAGTTCTGAACTAGAAGAGCTGGATTCCCATAAGCTTGCTCTCATTGACAGTTCCACAGGAGAGTATCACGATATAAAAGTTGCAGATGATTATGTATCTGTGATATCACTGACTTTAGAGCTTCAG GATAAGGCAAAGAATTTAAGTCGACTAGGAATGCATGCTGTGAGTGAATTAGCTTCAGACTTAACTCCTCAGTATCTTAACGATCGTGGATTCAAATCCATTCCCAAGTCTGTGGCTTATGGATATACTGCTTCGGGGTATGGATTTGTCCAAGACATGCCTTATGCTTACATTCATGAGTTCACTCGTACATCCATGGCTGGAAAGATTCGGCGTTTTAAAGGTGGTTACACTAGTCTTTGGCAAAAGATCAGCGAATCACTTCCAATAGAAGTTCATTGCAACACTGAAGTGTTGGCAATCCGACGTGATTTTGAAGGTGTTAAAGTTGATGTGAAAGACTACAATGGGGAAGTGAAGGTTATGGACTTTGATAAGATCATCATTTCTGGTTCTTTTCCATTTAAAAATGGAAGGATTTATAGATCACCACATTCAAGTTCTACAG AAAACGAAAATGAAACTGAAGCAATTGATTTTGGTGATCTTGAGAAAGAGTTGTTCAGTAAAGTACAGACAATCGATTACTATACCACTGCTTTGAAGATCAAAGGCCTAGACCATTTGCCTATTGGTTTTTATTACTTTGCTGAATATATGGAAGATCCTACAAAAATCGGGTATCCAGTTGCAATGCAAAGGTTTTATGCTGACACTGATATATTCTTATTTTGGTCGTATGGAAATTCAGTCGACATTAAAGGACCAAAAGTCTCTCAGCTTGCAATGAGAACAGTTGAAAGTATGGGGGGACAAGTTGAAGAGATGGTTCTACAACGAAGATTCAAGTATTTTCCCCATGTTGGTAGTCAAG ATATGAAGGAAGGGTTCTATGACAAATTAGAATCTGAACTTCAAGGCTCGAGGAACACTTACTACGTAGGTGGGCTTATGGCGTTTGAGCTTACAGAGAGAAACTCATCGTATGCCATGGCCTTAGTCTGCAAGCACTTTGCAAATAAAGAATCTTCACCACTTTTTCCTTATGTCAAG AATCTATTTCCTTTGCAAAAACATTGTGGGAAAAAGAGTGTCAAAGGTTTAGATGAGGTCCCGGGAGTGAAATTTCCCGATCTACCTTCACTTGATGGCTACTTGAATCACTGGGGAACTCATAACATCACTCAAAACAAGACACTCTATACTTGGATAAACGAAGAAGGAGCAGTGGTTGGCCAAAGGACTTACAAAGAACTGCATGACAATGCTTCTTGTATTGCTCAAAACCTCTTGACAAGTAAAAAGCTAGTTATCAAGCCTGGTGATAGGGTTCTCCTTGTCTATGTCCCGGGTTTGGACTTCATCGATGCCTTCTTTGGATGCTTAAGAGCCAAGGTGTTACCCGTGCCAGTTCTTCCTCCTGATCCTATGCAAAGAGGTGGACAAGCACTTCAAAAGATTGAGAATATTGCTAAATCGTGTGAAGCGGTGGCAATCCTATCAACGCTTGGTTATCACTCAGCAGTTCGAGCAGGTTTGGTGAAAAGTCTCATTCTAATGGCAGGGAAAAGCGGGAAATGCAAAGCTCAGTGGCCTAATCTTCCATGGCTACACACAAATACTTGGATTAAGAATTCCAAGAATTTGCCCGTAGAAGGTAAAGTTGATCGTTCTGAACCAGAAGCAAATGATGTATGCTTTCTGCAATTCACAtcaggatcaacaggtgatgcTAAAGGAGTTGTGATAACTCATGGAGGTCTCATTCACAACGTGAAGTTGATGCGAAAACGATACAAAAGCACTTCCAAGACAGTTTTAGTAAGTTGGCTTCCACAATACCACGATATGGGGCTCATTGGAGGATTATTTACGGCCCTAGTAAGTGGCGGTTGTGCAATTTTGTTCTCCCCAATGGCATTCATCAAAAATCCACTAATGTGGCTCCAAATCTTAAGCAAGTATCAAGCTACTCACAGTGCTGGCCCAAACTTTGCCTTTGAGCTGGTGGTTCGAAGGCTGGAGTCTAACAAGGAACGAACATATGACCTTTCTTCTATGATATTTCTTATGGTTGCTGCTGAACCAGTGAGGCAAAAGACTTTGAAAAAATTTATTGAGCTCACTCATCCTTTTGGTCTGTCTCAAGAAGTGATGGCACCTGGTTATGGATTGGCAGAAAATTGTGTCTTTGTTAGTTGTGCTTTCGGAGAAGGAAACATCTTGGTGGATTGGGAAGGAAGAGTATGTTGTGGTTATGCAGTTCCCAATGATGCAGACGTCGATATTAGAATTGTTGACCCGGAAATGAATGAAGAGATTGAAGCCACTGGAAAGGAAGGTGAGATTTGGATTAGTAGTCCAAGTGCTGGAATTGGATATTGGGGTAGGgaagaattaagccaacaaacTTTTAGAAATGAGCTCCAAAATCATCCTGGACGTATATACACTAGAACAGGCGACCTGGGACGAGTAATTGATGGGAAATTATTCATCACTGGAAGAATTAAAGATCTCATCATTGTAGCTGGAAGAAATATTTACTCAGCTGATGTAGAGAAGACAGTTGAGAGTTCATCCGAACTTCTACGTCCAGGTTGTTGTGCTGTGATTGGTGTTCCTGAGGAAACTTTATCAACCAAAGGGATTTCTATTCCGGACAGCTCTGACCATGTTGGTTTGGTTATAATTGCTGAGGTTAAAGATGGAAAACCTGTTAGCAAGGAAGTTGTTGATAACATTAAATTGCGTGTTGCAGAAGAACATGGAGTCAATGTTGCTTCTGttaagcttattaagcctagaaCCATAAGCAAAACGACATCAGGAAAGATCAAGAGATTCGAGTGCCTCAAACAGTTTACTGATGGGACATTGAATGCAGTACCAGATCCAATTATTTCAAAAAAGGTCTTTAAACGATCCTTCACTACCGGTTCATGCAGAGATGGAACGACCCCCCGCCCTCAACTAGTGAGTTCTCCTATACCGAGTCCTATACTCAACAATAGAGAAATCGCAGAGTTTTTAAAAGGAGTAGTCTCTGAACAAACTGGTATATCCATCAAAGACATCTCTGTCACTGAGAACCTAGTCTCTTATGGAATTGACTCAATTGGTGTTGTTAGAGCTGCACAAAAACTTTCAGATTTCCTCGGTGTTCCAGTAGGAGCAGTAGATATTTTCTCAGCCTCTTGCATTGCAGAGCTGGCGAGTTTTTCAGAGAATCTACTGCTCAAGTCACAACCTGAACAAATGAGCAATCAGTCTCATGTTTCAGAGCAGGAGATTGATTATTATGCTGAAACTTTCATGGAAGTTTCTATGTCTCACCAGTTAAAAATCTGGTTTCTCCAAAATCTAGCTCTTGTTTATGTTGCTTTTCTTCTTGTCTTTCCTGCCTATTTGTCACTTTCCACTTTTATGTGGTCTATCTCAGCTATCAGTCCATTGACAGGAGGAATTCTCTGGTTAGACTATTTAATCCCTTTGACTCTTGCTCCTCTTTGTTGGATCTTTTGCATCCTTTCCACTTGCCTTTGCATTTCTCTTTTCGGAAATTCTTTCTTAAGACCAAACTATGCCATGAGTCCGAAACTTTCCATTTGGTCAGTTGATTTTGTTAAGTGGTGGGCACTGTACAAGGCCCAAGAAGTTTCTTCCAAGATTCTGGCAGAACATCTTAGAGGTACAGTGTTCCTAACATACTGGTTTGAAATGTTTGGAGCTAGGATTGGATCATCAGTTTTGCTCGACACAGTTGACATCACCGATCCATCCTTGGTTTCAATTGGAGATGGAGCTGTAATTGCAGAAGGTGCTTTGATTCAAAGTCATGAAGTAAAGAATGGAACTTTAAGCTTTCAACCTATTAGAATTGGCCGAAATTCGTGTATTGGACCTTATGCTGTTATCCAGAAGGACAGTGTTGTGGGGGACGAACTCGATGTCTTAGCTTTGCAAAAAACTGGAACCAAGCATGTAATCAAATCCACCAAGGGTGATGATCTTTCCAAT GAACCATTGCTGGCAAATGCCATTTACCATTTGATGGGAATATACTTAGTTGGCTTGATCAGCTCTTTCTCAGCAGCCATGTTGTACTTCATCTACATTTCACTATCTAAGGCATCTCCTTCCCCACAAGAATATGCATTTATGTGCAGCTTTGGAGCATTTCATTGGATACCTTACTCCATCACTGCATATGCCACCATGTTTACATCTCTCTCATTCAACTTCTACGAATTTTCGCTCATCACAGCCATTGTTTACTTAGCTCATGGCCTTATACTCAGCTTGTGCACTTCTGCTTTGACTCATTTCTTATCTTCAACGAAAAACACAAAGAAGGATCATTTCAGGTCATGGCTTTGTAGGCGTATCAGAATTTCGTGTCACCTTAGATTTGCCAAGCTCTTATCTGGAACAGAAGCTTTCTGTATATACTTGCGCCTTTTAGGTGCAAAGATTGGGAAGTATTGCTCTATCAGGGCTATCAACCCAGTTTCTGACCCGAAAATGATTTCTGTTGGTGATGGCGTTCATCTTGGTGACTTCAGCCGGATCATATCTGGATTTTACTCCTCCAACGGGTTTACTAGTGGGAGAATTGAGATGCAGGCTAATTCTGTCGTTGGGAGTCAAAGCGTAGTTCTTCCTGGTTCGGTAATTCAGAATGATGTTATTCTTGGAGCACTTTCGGTTGCTCCTGTGAACTCGGTGCTTCAAAGGGGCGGTGTTTATGTTGGTTCTCGAAATccaatcatgattaagaatacCATGCACTCTTTGGACGAAAGAATTGAAGAGATGGActtaaaatacaagaaaatagttGGAAATCTTGCTGCAAACTTGGCTGCAACAACTCTCAAAGTGAAATCGAGATATTTCCATCGAATTGGTGTTAGTGGAAAAGGGTTCTTGAAGATTTATGACAACATCAAAGATTGGCCAGACCACAAAATCTTCAGCCCGGGAAAAAGCTACCCTGTTATAGTTAGACACAGTAATAGCTTGAGTGCAGACGATGATGCTAGAATTGATGCCCGTGGTGCAGCCATAAGAATACTTCAAGAACAAACCAGTAGTAGTGATCATGATCACTCTCCTCTCCTTGATCTCACATTAAAAACAGGCAATGCATTCTATGCCCGAACAATAGCAGATTTCGCTACATGGTTAGTATGTGGTCTTCCTGCAAGAGAAGAATATGTCAAGCGAGCTCCTCATGTTCGCGATGCAGTTTGGAGTTCCCTACGCAATGCAGACTCATTTACTCAGCTACATTACTACTCAAACATCTGCAGGCTGTTTCGGTTCCCAGATGGAAAGGAAATGTATGTAAAGTTCAAGTTGAGGCCTTATGATGAAACTATCAATGAAGATTCTGGTAAAGTTGAGCCTATTGGGATTCTTCCACCCGACACAGGTGCAATTCCTAGAGACGAAAAAGACACTCGCCCATTACTTTTCCTTGCAGAAGATTTCTGCAACCGTGTGAACAAAGCAAATGGAGTTAGTTATGTCTTTCAGTTACAATTCAGACCAGTTCCAAATGATGAAGCCAAAAGAGATGTTGCACTTGATTGTACAAAGCCATGGGATGAGACTGAATTCCCATACATTGACATTGGTGAGATTAACATAACTGAGAATTTATCTGCAGAAGAATCAGAAAAGTTACACTTTCACCCTTTTCTAAAATGTCCTGAGATTGATGTCATTCATGCCTCATCATGTTCCCAAAGTGCTTCAATTGATCACGGCCGTTCATTGATATACGAAATCtgtcagcatttaagaaatggaCAACCAATCCCAGAAGCCTGGAAAATCTTCCTTGAACAATCTGATGTCAAAGTAGATCTTTCAGGCTGTCCCATGGCAACAACACAAGCTAAGAAAGATGAAAAACCAGTGACACTCCAAAGAAATCGGTATCAAACACTTTGGGCAACTTTATTCCAACCTTTACTCCAAACAGTCTTTCCTATTTTCGTCTTGTCATTAGTGATCTTTGCTCCATTGAAATATGTTCTTCACTTAAAGGAAGCTCATGAACTCTCACTTCAATGGCTACTCCCATTGTTTTGGGTATGTTCAGGTTACATAGCTGCATTATCTTGTGTTGTAGCCAAATGGGTTTTAGtaggaaagaagaaagaaggcGAAACGGTACTCATTTGGGGGAAAGAGGTTTTCATGGACACAACATGGCAAGCATTGAGAACACTAGTTGGGGATTATTTCATGGAAATGACAACTGGGTCTGTTATGTTCTTGATATGGATGAAGCTAATGGGCTCGAATATCGAGTTGGATGAAGGTGCTTATGTGGACAGCATGGGAGCTATGTTGAATCCTGAAATGGTGGAGATTGAAAGAGGTGGTTGTGTGGGAAGAGAAGCTTTGTTGTTTGGACATATCTATGAAGGTGATGGAGGGAAAGTTAAGTTTGGAAAGATTAAGGTTGGTGAAGGTGGTTTTGTTGGGAGTAGAGCTGTGGTTATGCCTGGGGTGATAGTTGAGAGTGGTGGGAATCTAAGTGCTCTTTCTCTTGCCATGAAAGAAGAAGTGATTAAGTCAAGGTGA